The DNA region ACAAAGCAACTATATCAGAATTTTCATCAAGTGATAAGGTTAGTCTCTAATAAACTTAATTTGCTTAGTTTTGGTATTAAGATTTGtagaaaaattgagaaagtaAATACAGAATactatatacttatttatatttgtacattttttgcTGCTTTGTTCACCTGATAAACTTTTTATCTACATTTTATACATCAGATCCTGAGAATTTGAAAAAGGAACTTGAAAGACACTTTTATCTactatgaaattagttttatgtttctttcttttttcacctGATGAagtttttatcaactttttttacATCAGATTCGGAGAATTTGATTAGTGAAATTTGAAAGACACTTACAGTCGTGGAAAAACAAGGAGAAATAGAGAAAGGGAAAGCAAACAATTTTGAGGTATGTCATGATCACTAAACATTACTTATGTATGTATCTATTAATTAGTTACATATATAAACTAATTTTGACTCACTAAAATCACTGAACTTTACTTTATCACATTTAAATCGTTGAACTATGTGTTAATTATCCTGAAAATACAATTCACTAGAAGGTCAAATTTTTTTTCAGATTGTAAAACGGAAATTAAATGTCTACAAGTTTTGAAAGTAGAGTGGGAAATTCTGGCCAGTTCTTTAATCAAATCCATGTGGCTTTTGttttaacaacaaaaatagaaagaTAAATTTAACATCGACTATTTCACTTTCATTAGTCAAAAAGGACATACTGGAGTCATTGGTGTTACTCCACGAGTATAAATACTCCATTATTTTTAGGGAAGGGCATATTTGGTGTAAGTCTTGTAGTATATTTTGACCTTTTCCCATTATTTTGATTTgtgttatttgatttttttcgtAGAAGATAAAGCATATAACAAGTATCCGATCATTTTGGATGAAGTATTAGGTCGGATAGATAAcatcaaattcatacaaaataCATGTGTACGTGTTGGTTGCCTGTATAGAATAAATACTATTGCATGGTATATATGTTCTCAACgaaaatttgatataatatttgGTCATTTGGCAGGTGTCATTTTCTGCTCTTCGTAAGGACGTTGTCAAcgttttggatttcttggagggGTTAAAGAATGAAGGAGGTCAAAATACTGTCAACAAGGCCAATCAAATTGAAGAGCTGAAATCGGTGCTGGCATTTATTTGTACGTACGTCAAGCTTTCTCattgtgatttgaaattttttgaagatGTAATGAGTGAGGCAAGACAAGAGGTTGAGAATCTGCTTTGACCAATTTTGGATGATGTTGACAACAACGTCGGGTGTAAACACCACATGGATCATGTCCTTCCTAGCCTCATGGATAATATCGATGATTGTATCATCTCATGTTACCATTCTACATCAAGTGCCACCATGACTGATGAGCAGTTGGACTTCCTCCTCTTGAATCTCCATTATCTATCCAAGTACGCTGCTGAACAGAGTTTTCCATTAGAGACTCCGTATGAGATTCTTCAGAAAGTGTCTGGCAACATGAAAGATTTCCATGGGTTGATAGTGAACGGTTGCGTTGAACACAAGATTGTTCTATATGTCTCGCCTCAGTTTCAACTCATGGATGAGAGAGTTGGAATCTTCTTTTGGAATAGTTGAACTTATGGAGATTCTCGACTCTTCAAGCTAGCACATCTACTCATGAAGATTATTCCAATTGAACTGGAGGTGATGCAAATATGTTATAAAAATTTGAAAGCTTCACCATTAGTAGAAGTTGGATGCTTCATTTAGCATCTCCTGGAAATCTCTCCAGACATTCTTAGAGAGTATCTGATTCATCTACAAGAGCACATGGTAAATGTCATGTCATGATAGAGCTCCTTTTAATTATTCTCACAGATATGCCGAAGGACTTTATTCATCATGACAAATTATTTGATCTTTTGGCACGTGTTGGAGCACATACCACGAAGGTATCAACTCTTGTTCGTGatttagaagaaaaatcaaggaaTGAAGAGAGTACCGATGAAACAATTCGTGCGACTCGAGACTTGTTGAAAAATATTGAACTCTTCAAGGAAGATCTCAAAAATGATTATCTGAAAGCCCCAGACCCATCTCAACGTTGCTTCCCCATGAATGATGGACCGCTCTTCATGCATCTGCTACAGATACACTTGAATGATCTGCTAGATTCCAATGCTTATTCAATTGTATTGATAAAGGAAGAAATTGGGCTGGTGAAAGAAGACTTAGAATTCATAAGATCTTTTTTCGCAAACATTGATCAAGAATTTTGTAAAGATCTTTGGGCACGTATTTTAGATGTGGAATATGAGGAAAAAGATGTTATTGATTCGATTATTGTTCAAGATAATGATCTCATACATTTTATTTTCTCACTTCCCTATACCGTAAGAAAGATCAAGCTTATCAGAGAAGAAGTCTCCAATTTTCCTGAGAAGATTCGCAAGAACAAGAGCCTCATTGTTGTGAACTCTCCTAAGAAGCCAGTTGAAAGCAAGTCACTGACAGCTGGTAAAATAATTGTAGGTTTTGAGGAGGAGACAAATTGGATAATTAGTAAGCTCATCAGCAAACCGAAAGATCTTGATGTCATCTCAATCACTGGTATGCCGGGATCGGGCAAAACAACTTTGGCATCCAAAGTATACAATGATGAATCAGTTTGTAGTCATTTTGACCTTCGTGCATGGTGTACATTTGACCAAGAATATGACGAGAAGAAGTTGCTGGTGACACTTTTTAATCTAGTTACTGGCTCGGATTTAAAGTTCTGCGAGGATATTGATGTTGCCGACAAGCTGCGGAGAAAATTGCATGGAAAGAGGTACCTAATTGTGTTAGATGATGTGTGGGATACTACTACATGGGATGAGTTGACCAGACCTTTTCCTAAAGTTGAGAAAGGAAGTAGAATTATATTGACAACTCGAGAAAAGAAAGTGGCTTTTCATGGAAAGTGCAACACTGATCCTCATAACCTTCGATTGCTAAGACCAGAAGAAAGTTGGGAGTTATTAGAGAAAAGGGAATTTGGAAAGGATTGTTGCCCCGATGAATTATTGGatgttggaaaagaaaaagaCGAAAACAAACACAATTAAATCGTCTCAAATGATGGTGTGTCTTCAAAGTGAAAGAAATCTCCCCTATAAATAGGAGGaggttcttgagagaaaataaacagctcaaaataatctca from Capsicum annuum cultivar UCD-10X-F1 unplaced genomic scaffold, UCD10Xv1.1 ctg80031, whole genome shotgun sequence includes:
- the LOC124895115 gene encoding putative late blight resistance protein homolog R1A-3; the encoded protein is MPGSGKTTLASKVYNDESVCSHFDLRAWCTFDQEYDEKKLLVTLFNLVTGSDLKFCEDIDVADKLRRKLHGKRYLIVLDDVWDTTTWDELTRPFPKVEKGSRIILTTREKKVAFHGKCNTDPHNLRLLRPEESWELLEKREFGKDCCPDELLDVGKEKDENKHN